In a genomic window of Zingiber officinale cultivar Zhangliang chromosome 9B, Zo_v1.1, whole genome shotgun sequence:
- the LOC122023395 gene encoding AP-4 complex subunit mu, which translates to MISQFFVLSQRGDNIVFRDYRGEVPKGSAEIFFRKVKFWKEDEEEEAPPVFNVDGVNYIHVKVAGLFFVATTRVNVSPSLVLELLQRIARVIKDYLGILNEDSLRKNFVLVYELLDEVIDFGYPQTTSTEILKSYVFNEPIVVDAARLPTLGPASMFMQGAKRMPGTAVTKSVVATEPGGRKREEIFVDIIEKISVTFSSSGYILTSEIDGTIQMKSYLTGNPEIRLALNEDLGIGKGSASLYDYRSSAGGAVILDDCNFHESVRLDSFDVDRTLALIPPDGEFAVMNYRMTQEFTPPFRVNALIEEAGQLKAEVIIKVRADFATSVTANTITVQMPVPTYTSRVSFELEAGAVGQTTDFKEGAKRLEWCLKKIVGGAEHTLRTKLTFSQESHGNIAREAGPVNLNFTIPMYNASKLQVRYLQIAKKSPSYNPYRWVRYVTQSNSYVARL; encoded by the exons ATGATCTCGCAGTTCTTCGTGCTGTCGCAGCGAGGCGACAACATCGTCTTCCGCGATT ATCGAGGTGAAGTGCCAAAAGGCAGTGCTGAGATATTCTTCCGCAAAGTAAAGTTCTggaaagaggatgaagaagaggaggCTCCTCCTGTCTTT AATGTGGATGGGGTTAACTATATTCATGTGAAAGTTGCTGGGTTGTTTTTTGTGGCAACAACAAGGGTTAATGTTTCACCATCCCTTGTTTTGGAGCTCTTGCAAAGAATTGCACGTGTTATAAAGGACTATCTTGGCATTCTTAATGAGGATTCTTTACGGAAAAATTTTGTGCTCGTGTACGAATTACTTGATGAAGTTATA GATTTTGGTTATCCACAAACTACTTCTACAGAAATTCTTAAGTCATATGTATTTAATGAACCAATTGTGGTTGATGCTGCGCGATTGCCTACTCTTGGTCCTGCATCCATGTTTATG CAAGGAGCTAAAAGGATGCCTGGCACTGCTGTTACGAAATCTGTGGTAGCTACAGAACCTGGTGGTAGGAAGAGGGAGGAAATATTCGTTGATATTATTGAAAAAATAAGTGTCACATTCAGTTCTAGT GGTTATATCCTCACATCAGAAATTGATGGCACCATTCAAATGAAAAGCTACCTTACTGGAAACCCAGAAATTCGTCTTGCTCTTAACGAGGACTTGGGCATTGGTAAAGGCAGTGCTTCTCTTTATG ACTATAGAAGTTCAGCAGGAGGGGCTGTAATACTTGATGACTGTAATTTCCACGAATCAGTCCGTcttgatagttttgatgtggatCGAACTTTGGCATTA ATACCTCCAGATGGAGAATTTGCTGTAATGAACTATCGGATGACTCAGGAGTTCACCCCGCCTTTTCGGGTTAATGCATTGATTGAAGAAGCAGGACAATTAAAG GCTGAAGTGATTATAAAAGTACGTGCAGATTTTGCAACAAGTGTCACTGCAAACACTATTACAGTACAGATGCCAGTGCCCACTTACACATCAAG GGTTAGTTTTGAGCTAGAAGCTGGTGCAGTTGGGCAGACGACTGATTTTAAAGAGGGAGCTAAAAGACTTGAATGGTGTCTAAAGAAG ATTGTGGGTGGTGCTGAACACACTCTACGAACAAAGCTCACATTCTCACAGGAATCACATG GTAACATTGCTAGAGAAGCTGGTCCTGTGAATCTGAACTTCACAATACCAATGTATAATGCATCAAAGTTGCAG GTAAGATATCTACAAATAGCAAAGAAGTCACCTTCCTACAATCCATATCGATGGGTAAGATATGTCACACAGTCGAACTCATATGTTGCTCGTCTGTGA